A single window of Sulfitobacter sp. JL08 DNA harbors:
- a CDS encoding NAD(P)-dependent oxidoreductase, whose translation MKVGFIGLGNVGHKLSGSLLRNGIDLVVHDLDPAQVEKFVAKGATAGGSPAQMMQACDAVITCLPSPAASAAVVEEMLPDVGPGKIWMEMSTTDESEIRRLGAEVIARGGTAVECPVSGGCHRADTGNISIFAGCDRESFEKMLPFLTIMGRRVLHTGPLGSASVLKVMTNYLATANLLTLCEAMVTMKAAELDMATTYEAIKISSGTSFVHETESQLILSGSRDVNFTMDLVQKDIGLFQKIADEHNVPLEISPLMIEIMRDGQKRYGERAQSDRIIERLEEATGLSVLADGFPAELIDDEPEEAGYEVRPPA comes from the coding sequence ATGAAAGTAGGGTTTATCGGGTTGGGAAATGTCGGGCACAAACTGTCTGGCAGCCTGTTGCGCAATGGGATTGATCTGGTTGTGCATGATCTTGATCCGGCGCAGGTGGAAAAGTTCGTCGCCAAAGGTGCGACAGCGGGCGGTTCGCCTGCGCAGATGATGCAGGCCTGTGATGCGGTGATCACCTGCCTGCCCAGCCCCGCGGCAAGTGCTGCTGTTGTGGAAGAAATGTTGCCCGATGTCGGACCTGGCAAGATCTGGATGGAAATGTCGACAACGGACGAATCTGAAATTCGTCGATTGGGGGCCGAAGTGATCGCCCGGGGCGGCACAGCGGTGGAGTGCCCGGTATCAGGCGGCTGCCATCGCGCGGACACCGGAAATATAAGCATTTTCGCAGGCTGCGACCGCGAGTCTTTCGAAAAGATGCTGCCGTTCCTGACGATTATGGGCCGCCGCGTGCTGCATACAGGCCCGTTGGGCAGTGCATCGGTGTTGAAGGTGATGACAAACTATCTGGCCACGGCCAACCTGCTGACCCTGTGCGAAGCGATGGTGACGATGAAAGCGGCAGAGCTGGACATGGCCACGACATACGAGGCGATCAAGATCAGTTCTGGAACGTCGTTCGTTCATGAAACCGAAAGCCAGTTGATCCTGTCGGGGTCGCGTGATGTGAATTTCACGATGGACCTTGTGCAAAAGGATATCGGGCTGTTCCAGAAAATCGCGGATGAACACAACGTTCCGCTGGAAATATCGCCGCTGATGATCGAAATCATGCGCGACGGCCAGAAACGCTATGGCGAGCGGGCGCAATCGGACCGGATCATCGAGCGGCTGGAAGAGGCAACGGGGTTGTCGGTTCTGGCTGACGGATTTCCGGCCGAATTGATCGACGATGAACCGGAAGAGGCCGGTTACGAAGTCAGACCGCCGGCCTGA
- a CDS encoding 4Fe-4S double cluster binding domain-containing protein yields MSYPSNQPVQREGDAAAGIDVTQEFERFEQRNDVFTRAFWDDSVRTKQTDAFFASYRMEAKPRRGDGFSQRDFALRNASWLISDIMTDRHADQGRREGFQAPFSYDTPVAPDQVGIDEPAKMSAEIKRIAGFFGADLCGITDLDDRWLYQSRVDTRDLSAAPNDLPEGLTSVIVLGHEMDETLVATYPSALAGAATGREYSHEAAIVLQLAAYIRNLGYEAVASMNDTGLVIPYAVKAGLGEYARNQLVITPQFGPRLRFSKIFTNLPLTHDAATPLGVRAFCDICTKCADACPVKALPYGPPETGGSNVSALKGVRKWTSDAEKCFGFWAKTSTDCAICMRVCPFNRDFRKWHHRLWLKLALSPWRKLALFLDRNRGGRKKPSKWWDGETG; encoded by the coding sequence ATGTCCTACCCCTCGAACCAGCCTGTCCAGCGCGAAGGCGATGCCGCCGCCGGCATTGACGTGACCCAAGAATTCGAACGGTTCGAACAGCGTAACGACGTGTTCACGAGGGCGTTCTGGGATGACAGCGTGCGCACGAAACAAACCGATGCGTTTTTTGCGTCCTACAGGATGGAGGCGAAACCGCGGCGTGGCGACGGGTTCAGCCAGCGCGATTTCGCATTGCGCAACGCATCATGGCTGATTTCCGACATCATGACAGACCGGCACGCCGATCAGGGGCGGCGCGAAGGGTTCCAGGCGCCGTTCAGCTATGACACGCCGGTCGCACCGGATCAGGTCGGGATTGATGAGCCCGCAAAGATGAGCGCCGAGATCAAACGCATCGCCGGTTTTTTCGGGGCTGATCTTTGCGGCATCACCGATCTTGACGACCGGTGGCTTTATCAATCGCGCGTGGACACACGTGATTTGTCGGCCGCCCCAAATGATCTGCCCGAAGGTCTGACCTCGGTGATTGTGCTGGGTCATGAAATGGATGAAACGCTGGTTGCCACCTATCCTTCGGCACTGGCCGGTGCGGCAACCGGGCGCGAATACAGCCACGAGGCGGCGATTGTCCTGCAACTGGCCGCCTATATCCGCAATCTGGGCTACGAAGCCGTGGCATCGATGAATGATACCGGCCTTGTGATCCCTTATGCGGTCAAGGCGGGCTTGGGCGAATATGCCCGAAACCAGCTGGTGATCACGCCGCAATTCGGGCCGCGGCTGCGGTTTTCCAAGATTTTCACCAACCTGCCGCTGACCCATGATGCGGCCACACCTCTGGGCGTGCGCGCATTCTGCGACATTTGCACCAAATGCGCCGATGCCTGCCCTGTCAAGGCGCTGCCCTATGGCCCGCCGGAAACGGGCGGTTCCAACGTATCGGCGCTGAAGGGCGTGCGAAAATGGACATCGGATGCCGAAAAATGTTTCGGGTTCTGGGCCAAGACTTCAACCGATTGCGCAATTTGCATGCGGGTGTGCCCGTTCAACCGCGACTTTCGCAAATGGCATCACCGTCTGTGGCTGAAACTGGCCCTGTCCCCTTGGCGCAAACTGGCGCTGTTTCTGGATCGCAATCGCGGCGGTCGCAAGAAGCCTTCGAAATGGTGGGATGGCGAAACCGGCTGA
- a CDS encoding pirin family protein: MSLRPTLETRQAIPTLEGAGVKLHRAFGFQDPSELDPFLLFDDFRNERPEDFIKGFPWHPHRGIETITYVLSGTVDHGDSLGNTGTLGAGDVQWMTAGSGILHQEMPHGNANGQMHGFQLWGNLPSAMKMTAPRYQDVQGTEIPEVIDDDGTRVKVIVGSYWGKTGPVDGIAADPQYLDIFVPAGVKKTFKIDTYRRAFAYIFEGAGAFADASQPTGVLLEKEVAGQEVNIRDLSGNRTLVRFGTGEEVTVQAGPDGLRFLLISGAPIDEPVAWHGPIVMNTQDELQQAMKELRNGTFIKPAH; encoded by the coding sequence ATGTCCCTTCGACCCACACTTGAAACACGCCAAGCCATCCCGACGCTGGAAGGCGCAGGCGTGAAACTGCACCGCGCCTTCGGCTTTCAGGATCCGTCAGAGCTTGACCCGTTCCTGTTGTTTGATGATTTCCGCAACGAACGCCCCGAGGATTTTATCAAGGGGTTTCCGTGGCATCCCCATCGCGGCATCGAAACAATCACCTACGTGCTGTCCGGTACAGTGGATCATGGCGACAGTCTGGGCAACACCGGCACCCTTGGTGCGGGCGATGTGCAATGGATGACCGCCGGCTCCGGTATCCTGCATCAGGAAATGCCGCACGGTAATGCCAACGGCCAGATGCACGGGTTCCAGCTGTGGGGTAACCTGCCCTCGGCAATGAAAATGACGGCACCGCGCTATCAGGACGTGCAAGGCACCGAAATCCCCGAAGTGATCGACGATGACGGCACCCGCGTCAAAGTGATCGTCGGCAGCTACTGGGGCAAGACCGGCCCTGTCGACGGGATCGCGGCAGACCCGCAATATCTGGATATCTTCGTACCTGCAGGCGTAAAAAAGACATTCAAGATAGACACTTACCGCCGTGCCTTCGCCTATATTTTCGAAGGGGCCGGTGCCTTTGCCGATGCCAGCCAGCCCACAGGTGTGCTGTTGGAAAAGGAAGTGGCAGGTCAGGAAGTGAATATCCGCGATCTCAGCGGTAACCGCACTTTGGTGCGGTTTGGCACCGGTGAAGAAGTGACCGTTCAGGCAGGACCGGACGGCCTGCGGTTCCTGCTGATCTCGGGCGCACCGATCGACGAACCTGTTGCATGGCATGGCCCGATCGTGATGAACACTCAGGACGAACTGCAACAGGCGATGAAGGAACTGCGCAACGGTACGTTCATCAAACCGGCCCACTGA
- a CDS encoding TetR/AcrR family transcriptional regulator: protein MARTAGSHSDITGPRVRAEAQRLFAQHGFAAVSMRQIASAVGVQAGALYNYTTDKQSLLFDLLRSHMEDLLAARETVPQMPPLDALEQFTRFHIRFHLERTDAVFISYMELRNLTPENFAIIEDLRGQYEDQLEMILRRGVEAGVFSVPDPKIATLGLIAMLTGINTWYRSQGRLSLDQVEKIYWDMVRKAVSA from the coding sequence ATGGCACGTACGGCGGGATCCCATTCTGATATTACAGGTCCGCGCGTGCGGGCCGAGGCGCAGCGTTTGTTTGCGCAGCACGGGTTCGCCGCCGTTTCGATGCGCCAGATTGCCAGTGCGGTCGGGGTGCAGGCCGGCGCGCTGTACAATTACACGACAGACAAGCAATCGCTGCTGTTCGATCTGCTGCGCAGCCACATGGAAGATTTGCTGGCGGCGCGCGAAACCGTTCCGCAGATGCCACCGCTGGACGCGCTGGAACAGTTCACGCGGTTCCATATCCGGTTTCATCTGGAACGCACCGATGCGGTTTTCATATCCTATATGGAACTGCGCAACCTGACGCCCGAGAATTTCGCGATTATCGAAGACTTGCGTGGCCAGTACGAGGACCAGTTGGAAATGATCCTGCGCCGGGGGGTCGAGGCGGGTGTATTTTCTGTGCCGGACCCCAAGATCGCCACGCTGGGCCTGATCGCAATGCTGACGGGCATCAACACGTGGTACCGCTCGCAAGGGCGGCTTTCGCTGGATCAGGTCGAAAAGATATACTGGGATATGGTGCGCAAGGCGGTTTCCGCCTGA
- a CDS encoding homoserine dehydrogenase produces the protein MTQQLRLGLAGLGTVGTGVVKIIRSKAALLAARTGTDIIITAVSARDKTKDRGVNLSGYAWEDDPVALARRDDVDVFVELMGGTDGAARNATEAAIAAGKDVVTANKAMLAIHGQSLAKMAEDAGRLIRFEAAVAGGIPVIKALTEGLAGNEITRVIGVMNGSCNYILTRMENAGLSYEEVFAEADGLGYLEADPQLDVGGIDAAHKLAILSSIAFGTQVDFDGIELEGIERVSIEDIRHAADMGFKIKLLGVAQKTGRGLEQRMMPCLVPDTSTLGQLDGGTNMVVLEGDEVGQVMLRGAGAGMGPTASAVLSDVCDIARGVRLPTFGQPAAQLLKSTPARSVLPAPYYLRMDLMDKPGALAKVASVLGNAGVSIDRMRQYGHSEHTAPVLIVTHKTTRSALDEALAAMQGTDVLASTPVALRIENV, from the coding sequence ATGACACAACAATTGCGGCTCGGGCTTGCAGGGCTTGGAACTGTCGGCACAGGTGTCGTCAAGATTATCCGCTCCAAGGCCGCCCTTCTGGCCGCACGCACCGGCACAGACATTATAATCACTGCCGTCAGCGCCCGGGACAAGACCAAGGATCGCGGCGTGAACCTGTCTGGATACGCATGGGAAGATGACCCCGTAGCGCTGGCACGGCGCGACGATGTCGATGTGTTCGTGGAACTCATGGGCGGCACTGACGGCGCGGCAAGAAACGCGACCGAGGCTGCGATTGCTGCCGGCAAGGATGTTGTGACCGCCAACAAGGCGATGTTGGCCATTCACGGCCAGTCACTTGCCAAAATGGCCGAAGATGCCGGCCGCCTGATCCGCTTCGAAGCGGCGGTCGCTGGCGGCATTCCCGTGATCAAGGCGCTGACCGAAGGCCTTGCCGGCAACGAGATTACCCGCGTGATCGGTGTCATGAACGGATCGTGTAATTACATTCTGACGCGGATGGAAAACGCCGGCCTCAGCTATGAAGAGGTTTTTGCCGAAGCGGACGGTTTGGGGTATCTTGAGGCCGATCCCCAACTGGATGTCGGGGGCATTGATGCGGCGCACAAACTGGCGATCCTGTCGTCGATCGCGTTTGGAACGCAGGTTGATTTTGACGGTATCGAACTGGAAGGCATCGAACGGGTCAGCATCGAGGATATCCGCCACGCCGCCGATATGGGGTTCAAGATCAAATTGCTGGGTGTTGCGCAAAAAACCGGGCGCGGTCTGGAACAGCGGATGATGCCGTGCCTTGTGCCCGATACTTCAACGCTGGGGCAACTGGATGGCGGCACCAATATGGTCGTTCTGGAAGGCGACGAGGTGGGTCAGGTCATGTTGCGCGGTGCCGGGGCCGGCATGGGCCCCACGGCAAGCGCCGTTCTGTCCGACGTCTGCGATATCGCCCGCGGCGTGCGCCTGCCGACCTTTGGGCAACCTGCCGCACAACTGCTGAAATCCACTCCTGCGCGGTCGGTTCTGCCCGCACCCTATTATCTGCGCATGGATCTGATGGACAAACCCGGTGCGCTGGCCAAAGTTGCTTCAGTGCTTGGCAATGCCGGCGTGTCAATCGACCGGATGCGACAGTACGGCCATTCCGAACACACCGCACCCGTTCTGATCGTCACCCACAAAACCACTCGCTCCGCTCTGGACGAGGCGCTGGCCGCGATGCAAGGCACCGACGTTCTGGCCAGCACCCCCGTTGCTTTACGGATCGAGAATGTCTAG
- the glpX gene encoding class II fructose-bisphosphatase, giving the protein MSTAPVEFHDRMLSLGLARVSEAAALASARLVGHGDEKAADQAAVNAMREQLNLLDIAGVVVIGEGERDEAPMLYIGEEVGTGNGPGVDIALDPLEGTTLTAKDMPNALTVIAMGPRGSMLHAPDVYMDKLAIGPGYAEGVVSLDMTPQERVTALAKARNCAASDITVCILERPRHDEMIAEVRATGAAIRLITDGDVAGVMHCAEADVTGIDMYMGAGGAPEGVLAAAALKCMGGQMFGRLLFRNDDERGRATKAGITDLDRVYSRDEMVTQDVIFAATGVTGGTLLPGIKREVGWYTTETLLMRSKTGSVRRMQYRTPVS; this is encoded by the coding sequence ATGAGCACCGCACCTGTTGAATTTCATGACAGAATGCTGTCACTCGGTCTGGCCCGCGTCTCCGAGGCGGCAGCCCTTGCGTCGGCCCGATTGGTCGGGCACGGCGATGAAAAGGCCGCCGACCAGGCCGCCGTCAACGCGATGCGCGAACAGTTGAACCTGCTGGATATCGCCGGCGTGGTCGTGATCGGCGAAGGCGAACGCGACGAAGCACCCATGCTTTATATCGGCGAGGAAGTCGGCACCGGCAATGGCCCCGGCGTCGATATCGCGCTGGACCCGCTGGAAGGCACGACCCTGACCGCCAAGGACATGCCAAATGCACTGACCGTGATTGCAATGGGCCCGCGCGGTTCGATGCTGCACGCACCGGATGTTTACATGGACAAGCTGGCGATCGGCCCGGGCTATGCCGAAGGCGTTGTCTCGCTGGATATGACACCGCAAGAGCGGGTTACGGCGCTGGCCAAAGCGCGCAATTGCGCCGCGTCCGATATTACCGTCTGCATTCTGGAACGCCCGCGCCATGACGAAATGATTGCCGAAGTGCGTGCCACAGGCGCCGCCATCCGCCTGATCACCGATGGCGATGTGGCGGGTGTGATGCATTGCGCCGAAGCGGACGTGACCGGAATTGACATGTATATGGGCGCCGGGGGCGCACCCGAAGGCGTGCTGGCCGCGGCCGCACTGAAATGCATGGGCGGCCAGATGTTTGGCCGGCTTCTGTTTCGCAACGATGACGAACGCGGACGCGCTACCAAGGCGGGTATTACCGATCTGGACCGGGTTTACAGCCGCGACGAAATGGTCACGCAGGATGTGATCTTTGCCGCCACCGGTGTCACCGGCGGAACGCTGTTGCCCGGCATCAAGCGCGAGGTCGGCTGGTATACCACCGAAACGCTGCTGATGCGCTCAAAAACCGGTTCAGTGCGGCGCATGCAATACCGCACCCCAGTCAGCTGA